CACAACCAAACCCGCAAAAAATCAAATTACCATTCGTGATCTTCTTACCCACACCTCCGGTATAGGATATGGGGTCATTGATGGTGACGAACGTTTTATAAAAATCTACTCAAAGGCCGGAATTACCGATTTGTTCACTACAGAGAACATTACTATTGAAGAAAGCGTTAAAAAGTTGGCAAAATTACCACTACACCACGAGCCGGGCGAGCAATGGACCTATAGTGAAGGACTTGACGTATTGGGATATTTTATTGAAATAATTTCGGGAAAGCCTTTCGATGAATTTTTAGAAAAACACATTTTTGAGCCCCTGGGTATGGAAGATACTGGGTTTTATCAACCTAATGCAAAGGCAGGCAGACTTGTGGAAGTTCAAGCCAAAAAAGATGGTAAATGGTTAAAATACCCCGTTACGTTTTATGATACGGATTATCCAATTAAAGGTGCTAAAACCTTTTTTTCGGGTGGTGCTGGTTTATCCAGTACCGCTAAGGATTACGCCACTTTTCTTCAAATGTATTTAAATGGGGGAGAGTTAAATGGGAAACGACTTTTGAGTAGAACTACCGTTTATAGCATTTTAAGCAATCAAATTGGCACTATTTGGGATGGAGGAAAGGATTACGGCCTTGCTTTTGAAATTGTAAATGAAAAAGGCGCCATGTCCGGTGCTGAAGGTAGCGAAGGTACATTTAGCTGGGGAGGCTATTTTAATACCCAATATTTCGCGGATCCCCAAGAAAATATAATAGGAATCATCATGAAACAGACCCAGGGCCCTGTAAATGATGATACGGGTTGGAAATTTAGACAAATGGTTTTTGCTGCCCTTGACGATTAACTAACCCTCAAGAAAAATATTGCATTTATCCTTTTCGGAAACAAAAATACATGGAAGTGGTAAAAAAATAAGCGGTTCAATGACCGGCTTTTTCTTTTTCCATATCGGTAATGTGGGCCACCGTTCTAACCAACCGATGGTGATTTTTTACAAATGGGTTGGTCTTGTCCCAGACATAGCCAGCCAAAACGGAACATATTTGTTCCTTGATCACTGGGTTTTCAGAATCGGTAAAAAATATTTTCTGAAGATTCCCCGTATACCACTCCTTTACATAGGTAGAAAATACATGGACGCCTTCCAGCATGTATTGGGAATATTCATTTTCCCAATCTACTGCATCCCCTCTAAGTTCCTTGGCGATAAGCTTTGCCGATAAGTGTGCCGACTCAGTTGCAAATGTAACTCCCGAGGAAAAAACAGGATCTAAGAATTCTGCACTATTACCCGTAAGCACGTAACCCTTTCCGTAGAGCTGTTTTACGGATTTGGCGAAATTTTTGATCATTTTAGGTTCAAACTCATAGGGCAGGTCCTTAAACCTATCCTGATAATGCGAACTTAATTTCACCATTTGCCGAAGTCTCTCTTCAGTAGTCCCCTTAAAGGACTCCAAATACTCCGTAGGTCCTACATACCCTATACTGGTATACCCATTGGAAAATGGAATTACCCATAGCCAAGTTTCTCGGCTTACAATATCAAAAGTAATTCGATGTCCTTCCCATCCTTCCGGCCTTCTAACATCCTTTACATGGGTAAAAATGGAGGAATGTTTGGGTATTTCAGATGGTTTTTCCAAATCTAGCAGTCGGGGCAGAACTCTTCCAAAACCACTAGAATCAATAATGAATTTAGCCTCGATTGTGGAAGTATTGCCCTCTTTATCCAAAACCGTTGTAATCGATACATTCCCCTTGAACTCAACGGCAGTGACCTCTCTTTCAAATTCAATATCTACGCCACGTTTCAATAGTTCATCCGTTAAGGTCTTATCGAATTCCGCTCTGGGAACCTGCCATGTCCAGTCCCATCCCTTGGTATGTTTTTTACTAAAATCAAACTCACAGACTTTGAGCCCCTGTAAAAATCGGGCACCGGTCTTTACTTCAAAACCCTTTTGCTTAAGGCAATCCAAAAGGCCAACGGCCTCAAAGTGATCCATACATCTAGGAATCAGGCTCTCCCCGATAACAAACCTTGGGAATTTGTTTTTCTCGACTACCTTCACTGAAAAGCCTTCGTTAAAAAGGTAGGAAGCAGCCACGGATCCGGAAGGTCCGGCACCTATAACCAATACATCTATCTTTTCATTTTCCATTGTAAGATGATTTCCTGAACAATCATGAACCTAATTCACTAATTATTTTAAATTTGCCACTTAGGAAGGATGCTCATTTATAAAGACTAAGGTATTATTTAAACCTTATAGAATCAACCATACATGCCAGAAATTAAAGGAAGTCTAGGAATAACAGATTTTTACGATGTAATTTTTGATCAAAAGTCGATCACACTTTCCAAAGAATTATTGGATACCGTGGAGAAAAGCCATAATTTCTTAAAGGAATTCTCTAAAAACAAGGTTATCTACGGTGTAAATACAGGTTTTGGCCCTATGGCCCAATATAAGATCAAGGATTCAGAAACCTTGGATTTGCAATATAACCTTATTCGAAGTCACGCTTCGGGTACGGCAAACCCCATTGAACCCAAATATGTCAAAGCGGCTATGCTGGCCCGTTTAAATACTTTGAGTTTAGGGAATTCCGGAGTTCATGTTTCCGTAATTACCGTTATGGCAGAACTACTAAATAAGGATATAATTCCCTTAATTTATGAACACGGAGGCGTAGGAGCCAGTGGCGATTTGGTTCAATTGGCGCATTTGGCTTTGGTACTGATAGGTGAAGGTGAGGTGTTTTATAAAGGAGTAAGAAGACCCACTGAAGAAGTTTTTAAACAAGAAGGAATTGAGCCTATAAAGGTTGAGTTAAGGGAAGGTTTGGGCCTAATGAACGGAACTTCGGTAATGACCGGAATCGGAATAGTCAATACCATTTATACCCGAAGATTGCTGGAATGGGCCATTTCATGCTCCTCGGCCATTAATGAAATTATGCAAGCCTATGATGACCATCTTTCCAGCGAGCTCAACGACACCAAGAGGCATAGGGGGCAAAAGGAAATAGCCAGGGCCATGCGAAGCCATTTAAAGGATAGTACCTTGACCCGTAAGCGGGAGCACCATTTGTATAGCGATAATAATGAAGTATCGGTTTTTGAGGAAAAGGTACAGGAGTACTACTCTATCCGTTGTGTTCCCCAAATTCTTGGACCAGTTTTGGACACCTTGAACGAAGTAGAAAGAATCCTAATAGAAGAGGTGAATTCCGCAAATGATAATCCTATCGTAAATGTGGAGAAAAAGCACGTATATCATGGTGGGAATTTTCATGGCGACTATGTTTCCCTGGAAATGGATAAATTGAAAATCGTGGTCACTAAAATGAGTATGTTGGCGGAGCGACAATTAAACTATTTATTGAACTCCAAATTGAACAATATCTTGCCTCCTTTTGTTAATTTAGGTACATTAGGATTAAATTTTGGAATGCAGGGAGTTCAATTTACTGCAACTTCGACCACAGCGGAAAATCAAATGTTGTCCAATCCCATGTATGTCCACAGTATCCCGAACAACAACGATAATCAGGATATTGTAAGTATGGGCACCAATGCGGCCCTCATTACTAAAAAAGTGATCGAGAACGCTTTTGAGGTAGTTGCCATTGAAATGATAACGGTTGTCCAAGCCATCGAATACTTAGGAATGGCCGATAAAGTTTCCTCCAAAACCAAGACAATGTACGATGCTATTCGTAAAATAGTTCCCCCATTCAAGGAGGATATTGTAATGTATCCCTTTGTAAATCAAGTTAAGAACTATATTATTAACCATCAAAACAAAAAATCATGAAACGAATTTTAACACTATTATCATTATTTTTCTTTGTTCTTTCTTTTGGACAAGAGTTGGCCTTGGTTCGTGAGAACGACCTTTTTGGCTACATCAACACATCTGGCGAATATGCGATTCAACCACAATTCGAAGGCGCAAAAAACTTCTCAGAGGGGTATGCAGCCGTTGAAAAGGATAAAATGTGGGGATATATCGACACCAAAGGGAATTGGGCCATTGAACCCACCTATGACAAGGTAAAATACTTCAATTCTGGTTATGCCCTGGTTTTAAAAGATGATAGATGGAGGTATATAGACCCTACCGGAAAAGAACTGGAGGTGCCGTCAACGGAGAAGTTTTTCGATTTTGAGGAAGGTGTCGCCTTAATACGACAAGGCGATAAAATAGGACTGATTGGAACGGATGGCAAAATAGTTATGGAACCAACTTATGACGAGATAAAATCCTTTAGGGAGGGATATGCCAAAGTACGAAAAGGAGAATTATGGGGTATGGTCAACGACAAGGGCAAGGTCGTAATTCCAGTTGAATATGAGGAAATTGGAAATACTTGGAACGAATCTGGGGTTTATGGTAAAAAAGGTGACAGTTTTGGTATAATACATAACGGTTCCTTCAACGTTATCGATGGAGCCGATAAGGTCTGGAACTTTCATGGAAACTCTGGTCTAACCTATGCCAGAAAGGATAAAATGACAGGTTTTGTAAATTCCAAAGGGGAATGGGTTATTCAACCTATCTATAAAAAAGCAAGGGCATTTTCCAATGGACTGGCACCTGTAGCAGAAAACAAGGAGTGGGGTTTCATAAACAAGGAAGGAAAAATAGTTATCGATTTTCAATACAGGGACGCAGAAGTGTTCTCCGAAAATGGTCTGGCGCCTGTAAAAGATAAAGATTGGGGTTTTATTGACACCAGCGGAAACCTTATTATTCCCATGGAATACGATATTACCGCGGGGCTGGCTTTTTTAGCTGGAAATAATGACAAAGGTTTTATAGGGGATTATGCCCGCTTAAAATCAAAGGAAGGCTGGGGCTTCTTTAATGCCAAAGGCGAGCTTTTAGGGAACAAATGGTATCAAAACGCAGAGCCTTTTGTAAAAAACTAACATAATTTCTTTAATGGGAAAAGAAAAAATAAAATACGCATTGGTCACTGGCGGATCTAGAGGTATTGGTAGGGCAGTTTGTGTGCAGCTTGCCAAAGATTTGGATTATAAGCTTTTGATAAATTATAACAGCAATAAAGAAGCTGCAGAGGAAACCCTATCAATGGTAAAGGAAGTGGGTGGTTCCGGAGAAATACTACAGTTCAATGTTACGGATTTTGATGTAGTACAGGAGACCTTGGATAATTGGCATACAAAAAATAAGAATGCAGTGATTGAAGTATTGGTCAACAATGCCGGAATAAAAAAAGATGGCCTTTTTATGTGGATGCCAAAGGAAGATTGGTCCTCCGTTATCAATACCAGTTTAAATGGTTTTTTTAACGTTACCAATGCTCTCATTCAAAAATTACTCACAAATAGGTACGGCAGGATCATAAATATTGTATCTGTATCTGGACTCAAAGGAACTCCGGGTCAAACCAATTACTCCGCCGCCAAAAGTGCGGTAATCGGTGCCACAAAAGCCTTAGCGCAAGAAGTCGCTAAAAGAAAAGTCACTGTAAATGCGGTAGCTCCCGGATTTATTGAGACCGATATGACCGAAGAATTGGATGAAACGGAACTTAAAAAAATGATTCCCGTCAATAGATTCGGCAAACCTGAAGAAGTAGCCCACGTAGTTTCATTTTTGGCTTCGGACAAAACATCTTATATTACCGGCGAAGTAATAAATATTAACGGAGGTATTTATTCTTGAGCAAAAGAAGAGGTTGATGAAGCGAGTCGTAATTACGGGTATGGGCATTTATTCTTGTATAGGCAAGAATCTAGAAGAAGTTAAAAACTCACTGTATTTAGGCAAATCGGGTATTGGCATAGACCCAGTTAGGACCGAATTTGGATTTAGGTCCCCATTAACGGGTATTGTTGAGGACCCCGACTTAAAAAAAATGCTTTCCCGAAGGCAAAGGATAAGTATGGGCGAGGAGAGCAGGTATGCCTTTATGGCTACTATGGAAGCCATGCAAAACGCCAGGATATCCGAGGATTTTTTTGAAAGTAATGAGGTAGGTATCATATACGGCAACGATAGCACCGCATTGTCCGTGGTTGAATCCATAGATGTCATCAAGGAAAAAAAGGATACAACCCTGGTAGGATCGGGAGCTATTTTTAAGGCGATGAACTCAACGGTGACCATGAACCTTTCCACCATTTTCAAACTTAGAGGCATCAATCTAACCTTAAGTGCCGCCTGTGCCAGTGGATCGCACTCGATTGGATTGGCCTACCATTTAATAAAAAGTGGATTACAGGACTGCATAATTGCCGGGGGTGCACAGGAGACGAATCACATTTCCATGGCAAGTTTTGATGGTTTGGGCGTATTTGGAATGCGTCCCGAAGAACCTACCCTAGCCTCTAGACCTTTTGATAAAGACCGAAACGGTCTCATTCCCAGTGGAGGCGGTGCCACTGTTATATTAGAAAGTTATGACAACGCCGTTAAAAGAGGTGCTCATATTCTAGGTGAGGTCATTGGTTATGGTTTTTCCTCTAATGGGGATCACATTTCCACTCCCAATGTCGATGGACCCGCAAGGGCCATGAAAAAAGCATTAGTTGACGCGAACATGGATGCAAAGTCCATTGATTATATAAATGCCCATGCAACTTCAACTCCCGTTGGGGATGCAAATGAGGCCAAGGCACTTTTTGAAGTATTCGGAAAAAGTTCACCTGTTATCAGTTCTACCAAATCCATGACCGGACATGAATGTTGGATGGCCGGTGCAAGTGAAGTTATCTATTCCATGCTCATGATGCAACATGGCTTTATTGCACCAAACATTAATCTGGAAAACCCCGACGAAGACTCTGCTAAACTAAACCTTACGAACAAAACGTTAGATAAAAAAATTGATGTATTTTTGTCCAATTCATTTGGGTTTGGCGGGACCAACTCCGCTCTTATTGTAAAAAATCTTGACCAAAAATGATGACCAAACAAACCATAATCGAGAAGATCAACGATTTCTTGATCGAAGACTTTGAAGTAGAGGAGGAAGAATTGGAACCCAGTGCAAATCTAAAGGACACCATAGGTTTGGACAGTTTGGATTTTGTAGATTTAGTGGTTGCCGTAGAGAGCAATTTTGGAGTTAAATTGGTAGGTGAGGACTTCGTTGGTGTTACTACATTACAGGACTTCTATAATCTTATTGACAGAAAACTGGGTTAAAAACAATCCTTAGAATTTAGATGAATGGCGACTGAGTGGGAAGGAAAATCTAAAGGCACCGTCCTAGGCTATAAGCTATACATTTTTTTCCTCAACACTTTTGGATTGGGAACTGCATATTTTATACTGCGGTTCGTGGTGTTTTATTACTTTTTGTTTTCTTTTAAGAGTTCAAGGGGCATTTACTATTATTTCAAAAGAAGACTTAAGTACTCAACTTCAAAAAGTATTGCCTCTATATATAAGAGTTACTATATGTTGGGAAGGGTACTAACGGATAGGGTAGCAATTTCTACCAGTTTCAGGGACAAGTACAACTATACCCATGATGGTATTGAACATATAGACCATCTGTTACAACAAAATAAAGGAGGAATTCTTATAAGTGGCCATATTGGAAATTTTGAGGTTTCCCATTATTTTTTGGAAAATAGATATTCGATATCAAAAATTTTTATGGTTACTACACATGCGGAACATGAGAACATAAAAGAATACATGGATGGGATAGTAGCAAAGTCATCTATGGAGTTTATAGTCGTACAGGAAGATATGTCGCATATTTTTGAAATTCACGCTGCGTTAGACCAAGGAGGGTTGGTGGTCTTTACGGGGGACCGTTACCTGCCAGGGTCCAAAACCCTAAAACAGGATTTTTTGGGGGCCGAGGCCGATTTTCCACTAGGACCATATCTTTTGGCCACGAGGTTAAAGGTTCCTGTACTCTTTGTCTATGTGATGAAAGGCCCTAAAAAAGAATACCACCTCTATGCTAAAAAGGCCATAGCCAAAGCTAGGGACCCGCAGGCTCTGCTGAAGGAATTCACACAAAGTATGGAATGGATATTAAAAAAATACCCGCTTCAATGGTTTAATTATTTCGATTTTTGGAAAGACGGTCTTAAGAAATGAAAGAAGTTTTAATTATATACTATTCGCAGACCGGTCAATTATTATCCATATTGGAAAATATGGCAACGAAAATTGAGGGAAATGATGTGAATATCACCTATTTTGAAATTATTCCCAAACCAAAATATGAGTTTCCTTGGGAAAAAGAAAAATTTTATGACTCCTTTCCAGAGTCCTTCCTTCAGATACCAAGTGATTACGAACTGCCCGCCAAGCATATTTTAGACAAAAAATATGATTTGGTAATATTAGGGTATCAGGTTTGGTTCTTAACTCCATCCATACCTATTAACACCTTTCTTAAGTCAGAAACTTCGAAAGCCCTTTTGAAAGAGACACCTGTTGTCACCGTGGTCGCTTGTAGAAATATGTGGATCATGGCGCAAGAGAAAATGAAAAAGCTGTTAAAAGATGTTGAGGCAAATTTGGTAGGTCACATAGCCTTGGTCGATAGAAACATAAATCATATCAGTGTAATCACCATTTCACATTGGATGTTCTCCGGGAGAAAGGACCGTTATCTCGGTATTTTCCCTAAACCAGGTGTTTCAGAAAAGGATATACAAAATGCGGAAAGGTTTGGGACTCCTATAAAAAAGGCTCTTATGGACAATGAATTTGGGACACTTCAGAACCAAATTCTAGCTTTGGGCGGAGTTAAGGTTAATCCGTTTTTAATTATGACGGATAAGCGGGGAAACGTACTTTTCTCCAAATGGGCAAACCATATTATTAAGAAAGGAGCACCCGGAAATCCTAAACGCTTAAAATGGATTGGTTTCTTCAAGATTTATTTGTTATTTGCCATTTGGGTCATAGCTCCTATAGTTTTTATCGTATTTTTGCTGACTTATTTGCCTAGCTACAACCGAAGAAGAAAAGATAAAATCTATTATTCTTCGGTTGCGTTAAAAGAGAATGAATGAAGGACGTATTTATAACTAAAATCGCCAAATTTTTACCTAACAAACCAATTTCCAATGAGGAAATGGAGGAAAAACTGGGAGTTATTAATGGGAAAGCTTCCAAGGCTAGGCGTGTAGTTTTAAGAAACAATCAGATAAAACAAAGATACTATGCCATTGATGAGCATGGCAATACCACACATAATAATGCGCAATTAACGAAGGAAGTTGTAGAAAAACTCTGCGATGAAAACTTTAAGACCAAGGATATTCAACTTTTATCTTGTGGCACTTCCAGTCCTGACCAAATTCTACCCTCCCATGCCGCCATGGTACATGGATACTTGAAAAACGGAAACATGGAAATCAACTCCCCTTCCGGGGCGTGTTGTTCGGGAATGAACGCACTGAAATATGGTTTTCTTTCGGTGATGACAGAGCAGGTACAGAATGCCGTTTGCGCAGGCTCGGAGCGTACTTCTTCATGGATGAAAAGTGATGTGTTCGAAAATGAGGTAGAACACTTGAAAGACTTGGAAGACAATCCAATATTGGCTTTTAATAAAGAATTTTTGCGATGGATGCTTTCCGATGGTGCAGGAGCCGTTCTTTTGGAAGGCGAACCAAACGGTCCAAACCCATTAAAGATAGAGTGGATGGATGGTTATTCCTATGCCTTTGAAATGGACGCCTGTATGTATGCCGGGGCGGAAAAAAAAGAGGATGGTAACTTAAAACCTTGGAGCGAGTTCCCTGCGGATGAATGGGGAAAAAAGGCCTTGTTCGCCATGAAACAGGATACCAGATTATTAGGTGCCAACATTTTGGTAAAAGGGGTGGACAGCCTTAAGCAGGCCTACGCAAAGCATGGAATTGGCCCGGAAGATGTGGACTATTACCTACCACATATTTCTTCCTACTATTTTAAGGAAGGTCTCTATAACGAAATGGAAAAACAGGGTGTACCCATGCCTTGGGAAAAATGGTTTTTAAACCTTGAACATATCGGTAATATTGGTGCCGCCTCAATATATGTGATGCTAGAAGAATTAGTAGCTTCGGGCAAACTGAAAAAAGGAGATAAGATTCTATTACATGTACCGGAAAGCGCACGTTTTTCATATATGTACGCTTACCTAACCGTTTGTTAAATGAAATTGGTACAGCCACCTATAACCAATTTGGATTTTGTAATCAATCTGATTCCACAGAAAGAACCTTTTGTTATGGTGGACAAGCTATATCAGTTCTCTGAAGATAAAATTGTCTCTGGCCTTACGATACAGGAAAATAACCTTTTTTGTTTTGAAAATATTTTTTTGGAGCCTGGACTTATAGAAAATATGGCCCAAACGGTGGCCATGCACAAGGGCTACACCTATTACTTAAAAAACGAACCTGCTCCAGTTGGTTATATTGGCGCTATAAAAAAAGTAGAAATCTTTGACCTTCCCAAACTGGGCTCGGAGCTGCTTACCACGGTTACTATTTTGCACGACATCATGGGTGTTACCTTGGTAGAGGCTAAAGTAGAATGTGAGGAAAAATTGATTGCAATTAGCGAAATTAAAACGGCCTTAGCCTAAAAAACATGGAAGGAAACGGGCAAAAAATAGATATAAAAAAATTCTTGCCCCACAGACCACCTATGTTATTGGTCAGTAATATGCCCTATATAGATAACACTTCGGTTATTACGGAATTCATTATCACTCCACAGTGCATTTTTCTAGAGAATGATTTTTTTACCGAAGGTGGTCTCATCGAAAACGCAGCCCAAACCTGCTCGGCAATCGTAGGCCAAAGTTTTTACGACGATGAGGATTTAGAAGGGAATAGCAACAATTTAATAGGGTATATAAGTGCGATAAAAAAGGTGGAAATCTTCGCGCTACCAAAAGTTAATGAGACATTGGTCACAAAGGCCAAGCTACTTTCCAGATATGACCTTAATGGTGTTAGCATCTGCACCATGAGTTCCAATACTTTTAGAAATGATGATTTAATCGTAGATTGTACTTTAAACTGCTTGATTCAAGAAGTATAATTATGAAGAAAGAAGAAGTGCCTCAGGACGAGAGTAATCTTGCCTCTGCCAATTTTAGGGAGATGGTATACGCAGTTGATAACGATGGTAAGTATACCACTTCTTTAAGTACAGGCTGGAATCCAAAAAAAATTGCCCTGGATAATGCTATTAAAGAAATAGAAGAGCGCATCGCCAATGCAAAAACCAGGGTATTAAATAATGAAACAAGTCCCATAAAATACTACATGGAAGTACACAAAATGGACCTGCCCGTTTTGGCCAGTTATGTGGGTATGTGGCAATGGCGGGTGAAAAGGAATTTCAAACCTTCCGTTTTTAAAAGACTCAACCAAAAGACCCTAAAAAAATATGCAGATGTTTTTGACATTAGCGTTGAACAATTAAAAAATATTGATGCCGGAGAATCTTAAAATAGACTTTACCCATAATCAGTCTGCGCATTGCGAAAACGGAGTCGTTTCAAACTTAATGAAGCACAACGGCTTTAATATCAGCGAACCCATGGTCTTTGGTATCGGTTCCGGGTTGCTGTTCAGTTATCTCCCCTTCTTAAAGGTAAATTACGCCCCTGTATTCACCTACCGCTCTATGCCGGGATTCATCTTTAATAAATTCGCAAAACGGACCGGTATTAAAATGAAAAGGGAAAAATTTAAAAATCCTCAAAAAGCCAAAGAACGATTAGATCAAAATTTGGCCAATAACAATCCTGTCGGTTTACAGGTAGGTGTTTATAATCTCGTATATTTTCCGGATGAGTACCGTTTCCATTTCAATGCGCACAATATGGTGGTCTATGGCAAACAGGATGACCGGTATCTCATTAGCGATCCGGTCATGGAGGAAGTTACCAGCCTAACTGAGAAGGAATTGGAAAAAGTGCGTTTTGCCAAGGGTGCTTTTGCCCCGAAGGGACACATGTACTACCCTATTTCCTTTCCGGATGAATTGGAGCTCAAATCTGCCATCTTGAAAGGTATTAAGCAAACCGCCCGAGATATGACCGCCCCTGTCCCTATAG
This window of the Maribacter cobaltidurans genome carries:
- a CDS encoding serine hydrolase domain-containing protein, with the translated sequence MKRLFQLFLVLFSLCLTAQTNSIKNSPALITANPSSQGMSPERLGRIDLMLKNEISKGNLPGAVALIARNGKIVFHEAYGMAKAEKGKEMEKDAIFRIASQTKAITATAVMMLWEEGKFKLDDLISKYIPQFEAAQILDTFNEADSTYTTKPAKNQITIRDLLTHTSGIGYGVIDGDERFIKIYSKAGITDLFTTENITIEESVKKLAKLPLHHEPGEQWTYSEGLDVLGYFIEIISGKPFDEFLEKHIFEPLGMEDTGFYQPNAKAGRLVEVQAKKDGKWLKYPVTFYDTDYPIKGAKTFFSGGAGLSSTAKDYATFLQMYLNGGELNGKRLLSRTTVYSILSNQIGTIWDGGKDYGLAFEIVNEKGAMSGAEGSEGTFSWGGYFNTQYFADPQENIIGIIMKQTQGPVNDDTGWKFRQMVFAALDD
- a CDS encoding NAD(P)/FAD-dependent oxidoreductase, whose protein sequence is MENEKIDVLVIGAGPSGSVAASYLFNEGFSVKVVEKNKFPRFVIGESLIPRCMDHFEAVGLLDCLKQKGFEVKTGARFLQGLKVCEFDFSKKHTKGWDWTWQVPRAEFDKTLTDELLKRGVDIEFEREVTAVEFKGNVSITTVLDKEGNTSTIEAKFIIDSSGFGRVLPRLLDLEKPSEIPKHSSIFTHVKDVRRPEGWEGHRITFDIVSRETWLWVIPFSNGYTSIGYVGPTEYLESFKGTTEERLRQMVKLSSHYQDRFKDLPYEFEPKMIKNFAKSVKQLYGKGYVLTGNSAEFLDPVFSSGVTFATESAHLSAKLIAKELRGDAVDWENEYSQYMLEGVHVFSTYVKEWYTGNLQKIFFTDSENPVIKEQICSVLAGYVWDKTNPFVKNHHRLVRTVAHITDMEKEKAGH
- a CDS encoding HAL/PAL/TAL family ammonia-lyase: MPEIKGSLGITDFYDVIFDQKSITLSKELLDTVEKSHNFLKEFSKNKVIYGVNTGFGPMAQYKIKDSETLDLQYNLIRSHASGTANPIEPKYVKAAMLARLNTLSLGNSGVHVSVITVMAELLNKDIIPLIYEHGGVGASGDLVQLAHLALVLIGEGEVFYKGVRRPTEEVFKQEGIEPIKVELREGLGLMNGTSVMTGIGIVNTIYTRRLLEWAISCSSAINEIMQAYDDHLSSELNDTKRHRGQKEIARAMRSHLKDSTLTRKREHHLYSDNNEVSVFEEKVQEYYSIRCVPQILGPVLDTLNEVERILIEEVNSANDNPIVNVEKKHVYHGGNFHGDYVSLEMDKLKIVVTKMSMLAERQLNYLLNSKLNNILPPFVNLGTLGLNFGMQGVQFTATSTTAENQMLSNPMYVHSIPNNNDNQDIVSMGTNAALITKKVIENAFEVVAIEMITVVQAIEYLGMADKVSSKTKTMYDAIRKIVPPFKEDIVMYPFVNQVKNYIINHQNKKS
- a CDS encoding WG repeat-containing protein, whose product is MKRILTLLSLFFFVLSFGQELALVRENDLFGYINTSGEYAIQPQFEGAKNFSEGYAAVEKDKMWGYIDTKGNWAIEPTYDKVKYFNSGYALVLKDDRWRYIDPTGKELEVPSTEKFFDFEEGVALIRQGDKIGLIGTDGKIVMEPTYDEIKSFREGYAKVRKGELWGMVNDKGKVVIPVEYEEIGNTWNESGVYGKKGDSFGIIHNGSFNVIDGADKVWNFHGNSGLTYARKDKMTGFVNSKGEWVIQPIYKKARAFSNGLAPVAENKEWGFINKEGKIVIDFQYRDAEVFSENGLAPVKDKDWGFIDTSGNLIIPMEYDITAGLAFLAGNNDKGFIGDYARLKSKEGWGFFNAKGELLGNKWYQNAEPFVKN
- the fabG gene encoding 3-oxoacyl-ACP reductase FabG, producing MKYALVTGGSRGIGRAVCVQLAKDLDYKLLINYNSNKEAAEETLSMVKEVGGSGEILQFNVTDFDVVQETLDNWHTKNKNAVIEVLVNNAGIKKDGLFMWMPKEDWSSVINTSLNGFFNVTNALIQKLLTNRYGRIINIVSVSGLKGTPGQTNYSAAKSAVIGATKALAQEVAKRKVTVNAVAPGFIETDMTEELDETELKKMIPVNRFGKPEEVAHVVSFLASDKTSYITGEVININGGIYS
- a CDS encoding beta-ketoacyl-[acyl-carrier-protein] synthase family protein produces the protein MMKRVVITGMGIYSCIGKNLEEVKNSLYLGKSGIGIDPVRTEFGFRSPLTGIVEDPDLKKMLSRRQRISMGEESRYAFMATMEAMQNARISEDFFESNEVGIIYGNDSTALSVVESIDVIKEKKDTTLVGSGAIFKAMNSTVTMNLSTIFKLRGINLTLSAACASGSHSIGLAYHLIKSGLQDCIIAGGAQETNHISMASFDGLGVFGMRPEEPTLASRPFDKDRNGLIPSGGGATVILESYDNAVKRGAHILGEVIGYGFSSNGDHISTPNVDGPARAMKKALVDANMDAKSIDYINAHATSTPVGDANEAKALFEVFGKSSPVISSTKSMTGHECWMAGASEVIYSMLMMQHGFIAPNINLENPDEDSAKLNLTNKTLDKKIDVFLSNSFGFGGTNSALIVKNLDQK
- a CDS encoding acyl carrier protein, producing MTKQTIIEKINDFLIEDFEVEEEELEPSANLKDTIGLDSLDFVDLVVAVESNFGVKLVGEDFVGVTTLQDFYNLIDRKLG
- a CDS encoding LpxL/LpxP family acyltransferase, with the protein product MATEWEGKSKGTVLGYKLYIFFLNTFGLGTAYFILRFVVFYYFLFSFKSSRGIYYYFKRRLKYSTSKSIASIYKSYYMLGRVLTDRVAISTSFRDKYNYTHDGIEHIDHLLQQNKGGILISGHIGNFEVSHYFLENRYSISKIFMVTTHAEHENIKEYMDGIVAKSSMEFIVVQEDMSHIFEIHAALDQGGLVVFTGDRYLPGSKTLKQDFLGAEADFPLGPYLLATRLKVPVLFVYVMKGPKKEYHLYAKKAIAKARDPQALLKEFTQSMEWILKKYPLQWFNYFDFWKDGLKK
- a CDS encoding flavodoxin family protein, which gives rise to MKEVLIIYYSQTGQLLSILENMATKIEGNDVNITYFEIIPKPKYEFPWEKEKFYDSFPESFLQIPSDYELPAKHILDKKYDLVILGYQVWFLTPSIPINTFLKSETSKALLKETPVVTVVACRNMWIMAQEKMKKLLKDVEANLVGHIALVDRNINHISVITISHWMFSGRKDRYLGIFPKPGVSEKDIQNAERFGTPIKKALMDNEFGTLQNQILALGGVKVNPFLIMTDKRGNVLFSKWANHIIKKGAPGNPKRLKWIGFFKIYLLFAIWVIAPIVFIVFLLTYLPSYNRRRKDKIYYSSVALKENE